AATTGCAGTCCATTCCTCCAAACATTTACATTTTATTTGCTGAGTAGGAAGCATCGCAAGAGCTCATAAACATACTTGCACATAACCCTTTTCTAGGCAGGAAAATGTAACTTGAAACCTGGAGTACACATATAGTTGGCAGAGCCTGGAGCGTCCAAGGTCCCTCCACATTACAAATTTTGtggtaaaaataatggtgaggttATCTGCGTTCATGATCATtggtggggggagggttggttggAAAGAGAGGCGGcgggcaggggggaagagagagatggcgggggggacgggggacgggggagagatagTGACACGTGGGGAAGAGAATGAGACACGGTGGGGAAGAGATTGAAACACGGCAGGGAGAAATagtggggagagatacagggggagggggagaagcacggggtggggggggggggagaatagagagaaatGGGGTTGGAAGGAGACACGGGGGGATGGGAAGCagtgagagagatgggtggagagacggggggggaggaaagagagagagatgggggagaaagagatgggtgagagatagaaacatagaaattaggtgcaggagcaggccattcggcccttcgaccctgcaccgccattcaatagatcatggctgatcattcaaccttagtacccctttcctgctttctctccatgccccttgatccatttggccgcaagggccatatctaacgaactgacctcaacaactctctgcggtagagaattgcacaggttaacaactctctgagtgaaaaagtttctcctcatctcagtcctaaatggcttaccccttattcttagatccctggttctgaaactccccagcaacgggaacattcttcctgcctctaacctgtccaatcccgtcagaattttatatgtttctatgagatcccctctcattcttctaaactccagtggctacaagcccagttgatccagtctctccatcccgggaatcaacctggtgaactttcgctgtactccctcaatagcaagaacgtcgttcctcagattaggagaccaaaactgaacacaatattccaggtgtggcctcaccaaggctatgtacaactacagtaagacctccctgctcctatactcaaatcctctagctatgaagaccaacatgccatttgccttcttcactgcctactgtacctgcatgccaaccttcaatgactgatatatcatgacacccaggtatcgttgcacctccccttttcctaatctgtcaccattcagataatattctgtcttcctgtttttgccaccaaagtggagaacctcacatttatccacattatactgcatctgccatgcatttgcccactcacctaacctgtccaagtcaccctgcagcctcttagcatcctcctcacagctcacaccgccacccagcttagtgtcatctgcaaacttggagatattacattcaattccttcatctaaatcatcgatgtatgttgtaaatagctggggtcccagcactgaaccctgcggcaccccactagtcactgcctgccattctgaaaaggacctgtttattccgactctctgcttcctgtctgccaaccagttctctatccacgacaatacattacccccaacactatgtgctttaattttgcacactaagctcttgtatgggaccttgtcaaaagccttttgaaagtccagttgcaccacatccactggttctcccttgtccactcgactagttacatcctcaaaaaaattctagaagatttgtcaagcatgatttccctttcataaatccatgctgacttggaccgatcctgtcactgctttacaaatgcgctatttcatctttaataattgattccaacattttccccaccaccgatgtcaggctaaccagtctataattccctgttttctctctccctcatttttttaaaaagtgggttacattagctaccctccactccataggaattgatccagtcaataggatgttggaaaatgatcaccagtgcatccactatttctagagagacgggggggggggggggaagagagagacggggagagagagagacggggcgagagagacgggggagaggagacggggagagagatggggagacggggagagagagagagagatggggggggagagagagagagagatggggagaggggaagcgggagcggggatcaggggggagagagggaactcagggaagacatatcacattcttccaacccctttTATACCCACACCtgctttctcggaaagctcggtgtgtgtgtctgttacaagggatatcgttgggagtggatgaaatctagaagtcacgacactgtcactattcacttcatacgcaATAAACCTGTCaggaacttcagctgggggaggcatgtacttgggcTGGGGTCAGGGACTTCGGCTGGGAGTGGTATGCACTTGGGTGAGAGACTTGGGAGGCTTTTGTTGGGTTTgtggagctctatcctctctgtgactgcttgcaggggagttttgaagtcagaatggctcaaattacacttttcaAAGTCACCCAGAATTGGGTTCCTCGGTTCCaattacatattccagagaaacttctgggtgtggcttatcctccaagtggacgaatcagcaatcaggtcatgtgataatggagagccaatcagaccaTTATCCATTTTTTAAGGCGTGATTagccttaattactgccaaacaacctctctggcactgaaaattaactcagATAAGCATGGAATTTCATAGCTTcatattttaattattgttggaaattTAAAATGATAAAAACTTGAATAAATTAACTATTTTTTCAAcattttctttccatctcttttatctctctcttaaacCCATCtatctctttatttcgctttctgtacctgatttgacatcgaattcactattctaatttacacttcctggttcagcctCTAAGCTGCTCAGGTACAATTGTTAAATCGGAGTTATGGCGATGCACAgtcgctttccctgttcacacaagtCCCAGATCCTCTTTGGTGGGCACTGTGCGGAAGTGTCTCTCCAATCACAGCAAGTTCCAGCGCAAAAGCCCATTGACCGCAAAATCCGGCAGGGTAGCCACTACCACACGGACTAATCCCTCTGCTGTGCTGGAACTCGCTTTCAACAGCCAGGTTCAAAATATCAAAGGGTGGGGCGGATGTCCCGCCGAAGCAGGGACAGTTTGTCCTGCCATTCAAAACCCAAATGAACCGCAAAATCCGGCAGGGTAGCCAACAACACATGGACTAATCCTTCTGTTGTGCCCCGCAGTGCTGGAACTCGCTTCCGACAGCTGCAGCCCGTCACCTTTCGGCAAACCTTGTCTGCACTCAAGCCAAGTGGAATTGCGGCATCTCTCCGCCAATTCTCCTCCACGGCTGATGACATGTAAAACAAAAAAGTGTCGCGTTCAAATGCACTCGGAGCGGATGCTTTTTCATAGCATTATTGCCGACGAGAAATGAATTCCGCACACAACAACCGAGCTGTCTAGTGGCGAGCCCAGAGGTAAGAAAGAGCTGCCGCGAACTCCGAAtttagcggggggaggggggcagtgcccACCTCCGGCCTGCCGCTCTGCCACAGAGGGGGCGGGAACTGGTGTCGAGCGATCCCTCCCTCCGCAATATATGCAGCGGGCTGCCGAGTCCCTGCGGGGGCGGGTTATTTATTCCCAGGCAACTTGATGCCCTCATTGCTCTCGGATGGCCGCCCCTATCCGGTTACCGCCCTGATTGGCGTCGCCAGCCGCTGTGAGAAGCCGCCATGTCCTCCCCttgccttcccttcccctcccctcccctcgcctcattCCTCCCCTCGATCTCCCGGCTGGATGAACGTAGCAGAAAGCGTCGAGCTGAGGTGAGCCGGGCTGCGCTGCTCTCTCTCGGTGAGCTGAGGTGAGCCGGGCTGCGCTGCTTTCTCTCTCGGTGAGCTGAGCTGAGGTGAGCCGGGCTGCgctgctctctctctgtcggtgaagGTCGCCCGGCGATGGGCCGGAGATGTTGGCCAGGAAAGGCCTGGTGCCCGAGGAGTACGTGCTGCGGCTGGTGGAGGACGTGTCGGAGCCCCGCCACAAGCAGCAGCGGCTGCGGCGCCCGGTGCGCTTCGTGACCAAGCACGGCGCCTGCAATGTGGCGCACACCAACATCCGCGAGCAGGGCCGCTTCCTGCAGGACGTCTTCACCACCTTGGTCGACCTCAAGTGGCGCCACACGCTGCTCATCTTCACCATGAGCTTCCTGTGCAGCTGGCTGCTCTTCGCCATGATCTTCTGGCTGATCGCCTTCGCGCACGGCGACCTGCACCGCGCCCGGCCGCCGGCCGTGCCGTGCGTCACCAGCCTGCACTCGTTCACCTCGGCCTTCCTCTTCTCCATCGAGGTGCAGGTGACCATCGGCTTCGGCGGCCGCATGGTGACCGAGGAGTGCCCGGCCGCCATCACCGTGCTGATCGCGCAGAACATCGTCGGCCTGGTCATCAACGCCATCATGCTGGGCTGCATCTTCATGAAGACGTCGCAGTCGCACCGGCGCGCCGAGACGCTCATCTTCAGCAAGCACGCCGTCGTGTCGCCGCGCAACGGCCGCCTGTGCCTCATGTGCCGCGTGGGCGACCTGCGCAAGAGCATGATCATCAGCGCCAGCGTGCGCATGCAGGTGGTGCGGCGCACGGCGTCCGCCGAGGGCGAGGTGGTGCCGCTCGACCAGATCGACGTGCGCACCGAGGGCGAGGCGGGCGGCGCCATTTTCCTGGTGGCGCCGCTCGTCGTGTCGCACGTCGTCGACCGCCACAGCCCGCTCTACCCGCTCGCCGCCGCCGACCTGCAGCGCCAGGACTTCGAGCTGGTCGTCATCCTCGAGGGGGTGGTGGAGACCACCGGCATCACCACCCAGGCCCGCACCTCGTACCTGGCCGACGAGATCCTGTGGGGCCACCGCTTCGTGCCGGTGGTGAGCGAGGACGAGGGCCGCTACTCGGTCGACTACTCCAAGTTCGGCAACACCGTGCGGGTGCCCATGCCGCCGCTCGGAGCCCGGCAGCTGGAGCGCAGGCCCGAGCACCGCCAGCAGCAACAGCCGGAGCCGGAGCCGagcccgccgccgccgccgccgccacaCGGCACCGTCACCTTCGACATCTTCCCCGCCGACAGCCCGCTGAGGAAGAGGAGGGCCTCGGCTCCTCAGACCGGGGAGTCTTGACCGGCGTTTCCCCGCCGatgtcgaggaggacgaggaggcctaGTACTACCCCCCCCCCTGAGCGCCATCAAAACACCACATCGACATCACTCGTTCATTACCGCGAACTTTTCAGATCCAGAAAGGTAGCtttcaacaaaaaaaaagaaatggGAACTGTCTGTTTCAAATGTgttttgtttgtgtgtgtggaccTAGTTAGTCTCAGAAGCAACAGGAGGTTGCAGTCACTTTCCTGGGGCTCTGGGTAGGTAGAAGTGTTGAAGTTGACAGTTACTTAACGTTAAGCAATCAGTCGGATTAGCCGACCGGAGAAGCATTGCTCGCTCGCACAGTATCTCAGAAAGGAGAACAGAATGGCTATTGCAGTGGAGGACAAGACGAAATTCTAAAGAGGGCCAAACGACCCGTTTCCAATAAAGCGCCGTTACAACTGTCCCTAAGAACTCGGCAGCGTGATGATCATGCTGGTTGACACAGTGAGAGAGCCCCGGTCGAGCAGTGAACACATATTCAGGAGTGCGCAATACCTTTTTGTGGAGGCATAAAAAGCCACCTAAAGTCGGTCACATGAATGTTCTGATTGGGAACACATTTCCCAAATCATCCAAATCTAGTTTATACATCTATCCCAACTACCGCAAAGAACCACCCCAGCCTCCGACACTAAAACCATCATGTGATAATTTTTAATATGTATGCCTCAAACTAATACTCGCGAGTACATAACACATGGAAAGCACATTTTTCGGACTGTTGCTTTATGGCAACAACATTCAAGATTAGCGGTAACGTGTTCTCATCGTCCGTTTCCCTGCCCCAATAGCTGGTTTCCTTAGGGTGCATTAACAGTTTACAAACCCATAGCAATGCAagtgtcatcatcattatcataggcagcccctcggaatcgaggaagacttgcttccactcttagcacgagttcttaggtgactgtacagtccaaaacgagaaccacagtcgtCTGTAAGCACTCCGAGTAGCAGGGTGAGCTTATCGTTCCGTGCGTTTTCTTTCAAACCACTTCACTTTTTAAACCATGAGAGTGGCAGTTTAAGTGTATGAACGTTCACCAGGTTCGATGCCGATAAGGCACTACAGTTAATTCCTTCTCATCGTCAAATAAAATTTACACTGATACTTACTACTAAGCTACCAATTATGAAGAATTTACAAATATTTCTTGATTTTGGAAAAATAACATGAAAGGAATGAAGACAACTGAATTCACCCGGTAAATATTGAATCTGTAGTCTAATTGAATTTAATTCTATGGTAATTCTTACATTCACAATAAATAAAAATGAAGCCATCCTGGAAAGTGCCCTAAAATCTGGTTATTAAAAAGCTATCTCGAGGTACATCCAACCAACATTAGAGATCTTAATCTATGATCTTTCAGTTTAACACAAGTCGGTCTAAAACTGAAGTAAAATCTTTTGTGGTGTGGAGGGAGTGTCGGTTCC
This genomic window from Pristiophorus japonicus isolate sPriJap1 chromosome 14, sPriJap1.hap1, whole genome shotgun sequence contains:
- the LOC139280247 gene encoding ATP-sensitive inward rectifier potassium channel 11-like, yielding MLARKGLVPEEYVLRLVEDVSEPRHKQQRLRRPVRFVTKHGACNVAHTNIREQGRFLQDVFTTLVDLKWRHTLLIFTMSFLCSWLLFAMIFWLIAFAHGDLHRARPPAVPCVTSLHSFTSAFLFSIEVQVTIGFGGRMVTEECPAAITVLIAQNIVGLVINAIMLGCIFMKTSQSHRRAETLIFSKHAVVSPRNGRLCLMCRVGDLRKSMIISASVRMQVVRRTASAEGEVVPLDQIDVRTEGEAGGAIFLVAPLVVSHVVDRHSPLYPLAAADLQRQDFELVVILEGVVETTGITTQARTSYLADEILWGHRFVPVVSEDEGRYSVDYSKFGNTVRVPMPPLGARQLERRPEHRQQQQPEPEPSPPPPPPPHGTVTFDIFPADSPLRKRRASAPQTGES